The Porites lutea chromosome 11, jaPorLute2.1, whole genome shotgun sequence genome contains the following window.
AGAATTGACATTAAAGGAAGGAGAAAATATTGCTATCTGTCTTTAGGGTTGGAAGAGTAAAAAACTATTTCTTTTTGCCAGAGCCAATGGAGAAGTTGTTCTTGGAGGGACTGGATACCATAATAACTTTGACTTAAGAGTTAGTGCTGATGACACCAGACACATCTTGGAAGCCACTAGTCAGCTGATTCCAAGCCTGAAAGTGAGTATAAAAATCTCTGCCAGATATGTTTTGATTATAGGACTTTTGCTACATGTTCTGTACACTTTTCTCAAAAGCTTCTGTTTACATCTTGTTCGAAACTAGGtgatattttgtttcaaattccaattcaatctgGAACTTCTATAAAGTGCTTTGTTTTTTAAGCCAATTACAACCTGGTATCCTCCTCTGCCTCTTTGTTATTATTAGAGAGCTCGAGTACTAGAGGCGTGGGTAGGACTCCGACCCGCACGTCCAACTGTCAGGCTGGAAAAAGAAGTCAAGAAATTCAAAGACAAGCTTGGAAAAGAAAGAACTCTCAAAGTAGGAATTAAAATCTTCCATTAGAGCCCTTAATAAACAAGCATTCAAACTAACAGTGTTCTTTTCACATGAATCCTTCTGTTTAGgattttgaaatttgtgttACAAGCCTCAACATTGAAACAATGTCTttgccatctttgattttaaagGATATAGCATCAGTGTGATACTTCCCATGTAGCATGCCTGGGTATAGCTATGTAATAAACCAAAGATTGTGGTGCATTCTAGGATCTTTGggcgttttttatttttattttgttattaaaaaataatgagCACAGAAATGACAGTACATGTCAAAACAACAGTGTGTCACAGGGACAAAACTTGGTATGGGGACAACACTCGTCACAGGGACAACACTTATTGATGTACATGCAGCTATATGTATATCCTAAAATATTAATAGCAGTGTTGAGTAGCTATAATTCCACATTATACAACTGTATTTTTTCCAGGTTGTCCATAACTATGGTCATGGTGGGTCAGGTTTGACTATGCATTGGGGCTGTGCCATGGATACTACTGACTTGGTGTTTCAGTTTTTAGCCAGAGGGCAAAAGGCTAAATTGTAAAGGAATACTTTTTAAAGGCTGCTTTTCACTAGTGACAGAGAGAGCGCACAGTGAAAAGAGCATTTTGGGTTCCGCATACAACTCCACTGTTTACAATCTAGTGAATAACAGATTGTGGTGTTGGTGTTAGTGGCAGAACTTCTACAGTGCATGGGTATAAGCATTTTGATTAACTTGAGAtaaggctctattttcgtttcgctttgaaaatgaCATTCcagcgggcaaggcgaaacgaaaagagaaatgtatgagaaccgctaaaattgggcctgatcttaGGATACATTTTGATTAGATTATTTTTCAGCTTCTGCTAAGACTTTGACAATCTGGCCCAGGTACTGGTTTATGAGCGAGAAAATTGTAGGTGAGCCCAGAAGAAAAAAGCAACATTCTGATTCGTTGACCTGATTTCTTCAAGTTTATGATTTTGCTGACTTTAATCCTTTGATTTTTACTAGGTAGTCATAAGTGCTTTTATTTATAACACTGACTTTTAAAAACTCTGTCACTAGTGGAAATCAGCTATAACACTATAGTCATATGGTGTTCAATTTGACATGCTGTTCTGGTCCGGATTGTTCAAATATTGGATAGCTGCAAATGAAACCGCCCGCATACAAAGCAATTGTACTATCTGTAAATTTTACTCTTTTCTTTTAGTATTAGATAACTGCATTTTCACACTTACAAATCTTTGTTGACAATTTCTCCTAAATGTGGAAGTGTTATGGTGGTCtacaatcgcgctggatgagaacaagaactagacggattttaagagaaaaggcggcggactgcaagcagtctagcctccagttgttcaaaaggggCATAACGCTATGCGCTAAATAAAAGTTATcagctggatagtgatttatcagttgttcaaacgttggatagcgctatctaccggataaatcactatccagcggataacttatcaattgaattaaaatttatcaaaatgttATATGAATTCAATACTTTAggtaccctggctccagaggtccgttctcaatATACCAAAAAACCGTGCTTACGGTTTGATAAGGCTCCCGAAACGTTTTTTTCTCGGCCCTTCGCGCCTCGTTGACGAGGCTTGGCCGCGAACCATCagtatcgataagaaaaaaatatcctctggaatCCAGGGTATATTTTAGGTGTTACTGAGGTATAAAATCAAGGGGCACCGtttttggtatttttgaaaaccggaTCTATTAGTGACAGATTGTACACTTAGGGAAATATATAgcgaaagattttttttttcattttactaGTTCTGGAAAATTTGCCTGAACAACGTTCTTCGCAGGTGATTGAGAAGTTATATGTTCTGTTGAATTTATCAACCTGGTTAAGAAGATTCACTTTATAATATACATATTGATAATTATACTCTCTCTGGAAAGCTATGTCACAAATTTTCACACGCAAAGAGTTGTAGtttaaatttgagaaaaataatacgtccaatcagaatcgcgaaagATGTTATTGCACGTGTGAGAAATATGATTCGTCCAATCAAAAGCCACAAAGCGCCCTCGTTTTGGGAGTTGCTTCGCAGACATTCAACGAGAAGGAAAGTGAACATGGAGTGGAAAGAGTATGTCTAAATGTCGCGGGTCGCGACTCGCGGGTAGAGGTCGCGGGTGCGGATGCGGGTAAAGGTCGCGGGTAAAAATAAATCACCAAATTTAACATTAaattgttaataaaataaagGGAAATTTGATTATCTCTCAAAGAAGATTtgcaatactttttttttggtccacAGGTAATAATGAGGAAGTCCAGTTATTTAAAGCTAACTAAGGGTGATACAAAGGAAAAAGTCACTAAAGAAAAATCCACGTGATTAAAACTACATTGGCTAATTAAAATTGCACTAAGTAACCGAGCTACCTGCGTTTGGGATCTGTTGGGGAGGAGGTTGAAGTTctgaaagaggaaagaaaagtATCAGTGGATATGTGATGACTTGTCTTGGTGGTTGATTCAAAAAACCTTCCGGGGATTTCACCCACTCCCCTAGCTTGTACGCCCAAGGGTTTAAGGGTACTAAGTTGCAATATTACAAAAAAGTATTTGGCCCTTTGCTGACCTCTATATTACCTATATGTAGCAGCGAAGTGTATTGAAAAAGGAGTGTAAAAATTCAGTGCCCGCCTTAAAAAGCCGAAACCCTATCGAACTGAAAAACTAACTTTAACtaatacttctttttttcttttttctgcaaatcaagacaaataaaattaattttggtGGCATAAATGCGTAACCTCCGAGTTGGTTTTTAATCATTACCATGTTGCGAGTGATCAGTCTTAAATCTTGTTTCCTCCATGCCTGGTACATTTCTCTCttcatttttgaggaaaaatggaaaatcaaaatttcgtcaagaacccccccccccccccgccccaagACTTGAAAATAGCAAGTGAAACCAGGGTTTAGCGCTGTGATAGGTTAAACAGGAGTTAGAAATAGCTATTACATTTAAGAAGACCTTATAATACTTTAATtagaactttttttgtttttcaactgCGAGCTCTTgaatataaacaaaaagaaatgattaaGACCTCCAGCAAAATCTTACAAAGGTGGCTACTTCTTTGATAAAAGCAATCTCCCCTCCCCTTGAACGACATTCTTGACCACCCGCTATGTTTTCTCTCTCCTTCTCGACCCCTTCGTTATTCAGTGTAAGGGTCCGCAGTGTCAGCTTATGTGACTTGTCCACTTAAAAGAAGTGGTTTTTACCCTATGTATATATGAAGACATAATTTGGTTCATCGAAAATACAGCTTTGACTTTTTGTTTTGCACTAATGAGACTTCCGTGTACTTAATTCCTCAGCAAAAAGTATGAATCGAGAGTTGTCATTCGTCATTCGTGCTCAATTTTGGCGCGGTAGCACGAAAGAATTTGCCATCCTGGTAAATCGAATTTTCCCCACGTTACTGGCGGTTTGATCACGGCAACAATACCCGTGCACGTGGGTAAAACTTTCATTCATAGTTCTGATTTTACACCAACAAAAAGGAAGACGATTTCCAGGTTTACTTCGATCGATCGATTCTTTATCCTGATGGAGTCCGATAGTTCCGTTGAGTTTTTGGGGGCCATAGATTAGCGGTGATCGTATGGCCCCCACAATATAACAACACGCAATAACATATGTATTAAGGCCTTTCCTATAACGTCCGTTTACAGCATAGTTAAGTTATTATTCAGACTTCTATCGGAAGTTTTACTTACACAGAAAACGTGTTACATATGCTGTTCTTTCTTAGTTGTATTCATTCCCCGAAGAAGTCTCAGTAGGAGACGAAACGTGTCGGAGAAAAGCGAAAAAGCGTACAACTACAATAAGACTTCCTTTGTGCTGCTGACTAGTCTtcgttaaaaatttaaaaaaaagaaatttttgttttgttatttattttatatttttgttaaatttggtgaTTTATTTTTACCCGCGACACTTACCCGCACCCGCACCCGCGACCTCTACCCGCGAGTCGCGACCCGCGACATTTAGACATACTCGAGTGGAAAAAGTTTAATCTCACCTTCATTAAGAAAATTGTAAATAGCCGGTAAAACTGCAGCAGAAGGAGAGAAAGAAAAGGGAAATGAGAAGTGAACTTAAGTTGTACGTTAACTTGTAATTCGTGGATTAACTCATATCTTTAATAAAAAGTATCCCTCATGATAATTTTTCCTATACTGTTTTTACTGACATagttcgttttctttttcatttcgcGATATGTAGAGGCAAATTTTATCCGTTTGGAAAGATTTAAAGTAAAAGGCTGGCAGAATGATAAATGCCTCCTCACTTGTTGGCTACGCTCACTCTTTtaatttctgatacgtcaacaactcgtgcgtgaGAGTAGTATACAAAAGGAGCGTTCTACGTTGGGTGCATCGCGTGGATCCACcgttttggtgacgtcatggaaAAAATAGGTCAGTACTTAATGGAGCCTGGGTTAAAGAATAGGCTGTATTGCCTTGCCTGGGCTTGCCCAAACCGTGATGGTTTTCGATTGGTTGATTAGAAAATATGAAACGTTTTCATTGGTCAATTCATGGTGTCTGAGGAATAAAGTCAAACTTGCATGTCACTTACTATCAATTATGCACGTTCTGTTTTCTGCCCCTCACTCTCTCAGTTCCAGTTCACTGATtcttggcgggcaaatcgtgcatattaatgaggttAAAGGCAAACTAGCTCTTTTTAGCACGAaagacaatgttttacttaccccgtACCCCTCCTACTCCTTcacaataaatttattttcccTCCTGGAAGATATTTCATACATTCCTGGCAGTGCAACCTCTCTACGACGACCACTTTCCTCTGTCCCTATGAAGGTGGCCGGTGCGGAGGGTTCAACCGTATACAGTATTTACTGCAAAGCTCTCCTATTtacaatttgaaacaaaggaaattagaACACGTCTACACGAAGGATTCTTGTATCTCTGACCTGCTTGACGGAGTCACAActcgcctcccccccccccccccccacattcTCCACACGGCTTTGCTACCCACTCCTCTGCCAAAACTTCTTCCGCTGTTcggaaaaatgagcccgcactcattATCAGAGACGGCGGAGGTCGAGCCTACCAAAACGCTGCTCGCGCTAACGATTCTGCCGGATAGGCAGGCTATTTGTACAGCTAGTGCAGTAGACACAATATATTAGAAAAGTTTATCAACTCCAGATCACCAAGTGATTTAGGCGGCGTTTAGTCTTGCTTCAGTGGTTGGAATGGAAATTGGataaaaatgaggaggcgattaattctacacgaaacatgatttactcgctaaaggtttttcaGTTCTTACTTTAGTGACGGTCGAGTATTCTTGAGGGTACCTACTTTTTATATCGTTTTCGAATTGTTTCTGAATTGACagtgaattgatttagtacgcgtgtttaAATACGACCGGAAATGCAGGGCCTCGATtggagagaaattacatcattgccaaaaaaaaaacctgatttAAATCacgcgtcatttcaatcatctcCGACGAAAAaacgcatgctcatcacaagactcatttgtatacaatgaaagtttacaacacccgaccagttAGCCTCGCCATCAAAGTTTTGGTAATAAAgattctccttttttttctgtcgaCCACTGAattgttcacttgttccaaggtaatcaacgctttcaagcgataaaAGTCGTGGACCGACCCGGTCCGGAGAAGCTCTAAATCGCATTAATCTTTcgtaagctttcttcgcaaaacatgcgtggcttcggtCACGCAACGActcttattcccagtttccacggtctctgctaggaacgcctgggagcATGTGTCCTAAATACGAAGAATAAAAAcggcttgcagattatgagATCTGACCATAGGTCTGACCATGCACCATTTCATCAACAAATGAAACTCTGACAACATGAAACATGGTAGTTTCGAAAACTAAGCACTCGACTACGAAGACCTTATCGTAGTGCTGTAAGCATGTTTCTCGTTTGTTGTTAAGTGAGTGCTTCACAAAAACTACACTGTAGTACACACgtacattagggactttaagattcgcGACTACCGACGGTTGGACGCGCGTAGCCCGATGTCTGGGGGACTGGATCGAGTACGGAGCGTTGTGGCGTGTTGTGGCGCGAAAACTCAAATTAAGTTGCTACACTACCAACTACGTACTACGAGAAATTGCAGCAGTCGAATTCACTTTGAAGATGTCTTTCCAAAATGTCAGAGATGagcttatttattgttttgctgATGGAATTCTCGATGAGGAAGAGTTTGTTTTGCTCTACGATGCTTACAAGTCGACAAATTCTATTTATCCGTATTGGGAGTACGACGAATTTTCGATTGACTCGCTGAGTTCAGATGAGTGTCTTGCCGATTTTAGACCGTCTTCCCGGGCGTCTTCTTCGACTTACCCGTCGATTTGAAGGGCTGCCATTTCGCTCCTAATTCgctaaaaagagaaagaaagaggtTTCGTTTTACAACACAACGCTTGACTTCAATCTCCAAGTTCCATCGAAATTCAATAACTTTGCATAAGCgtaagttaaatgattttctCAACTCGGCTAAATCTATCCACAAAACAGGTCTCCGAACATAAGCAAAACCGCTAAAATGAGCATTTCTTTAAGTAGAAATAATATAAATCCACTATTCTTGCTCGGATAAACGTCCTTCTCTCTCCAGTTTTTGACGCCAAGTTTCATTCAGCAATGCTATGTCTCCACTTTCGCTTTTGGGTAAATTTTCCCTCGAAAAGCAAGATTGTACAGTAAAAAACCTCGCTAAAAGTGTGTATTTTCTAATACAAAAACTATTGAGATTAACTATTCCTGGTTATTTGAAGGACAACTCCGTTTTTTCTTACCTTTTATCCGAACGCGTTGTCTGCGTTGTCAGCCGATTCTCGACTACGTGAATCTGCTCGACTACGTACCGTCCTAGAGCCACGACGGTGGCTCAGGGGAGAACCCTTTGTCTCGTCCCAGTCTCAAAAGCCTCCCGTCCAACCGTcggtagtccgtagtcgccaaACTTAAAGTCCCTACTGTCTATTGTCCAACTCGTAAACCTTACAGTTTTTGTAGGCCTTTGgtatttctttacttttttttactaccgtaaatcctcttttaagcccccccaCCCCTTTTTAAAAGAGGAAGTCAATAAGCCCCCTTCTCTATTAAGCCCTACTCCCCCCTCCCTTccatccttattcttcacaaacaATCAACGTGtactgatcagttatggtttattcagaCTGGAAATTCATACTGTTTTTGGTCTTCggccgcatgacctccaacttcatgtgcttaactttttcaactttacgctctagttctctgtggaaAATTGTTAACATTTTCTTATTGTTAGAAAAAACAGTATAACGCCCAGGAACCACAGGTCCGTCCTCGAGAAAACCTTGCTCCCGTTGATGCGTTTCGCTAAATTAATTAAGCCCCCCCCTCTTTTAAGcgccccccccccgccccctcaaaagtgcttgaaaaaataaGTCCCTATATTTAGTCAAATTAAACCTTTATATAAAAcgcttgttttttaaaatacgatacataaaaaaactgtgaaattaggaaattgagaaatgtgaataaatcaatCGATGTTGTACGTTATTGTTGTTAACCCCATCTCTTAGCCGACGGGCATGAAATGTACCCAGAATTCGAGCAACAGCCTTGAATGACACTCCCTTCAAAAGATTAGAACTGCCCTTTCAAGCTCTATAAAATCCTtcaattttaaaattcattactgTCACCCACAGATAGCGGAGGtcagggaaaacaaaacattgacCCACTCGAAAACTAACCCTTACTAAACAAGCCGAGACTATAGAATGCgattaatttgtgttttttacgTCTGTGATCTAACTGTTTTTCCCCTCGTACAGTCAGCAGAATAGGTTGATTCAGACTAAGGCTATGTTACTCTTCAATTGGCGGTCAAATAAGCAAGCATCTTTCTATCTCCTGTGAAACCAATTCGTGAATGCTGAACAGCCAGATTATCTAACACCAACAAATCACCATTTCTCCATTGAAATCCAACTGCACATTCCCAGGATTTTATTCGAATGTGTTGTATTGTTTCTGGTTCTATCACGCTGCCATCACCATAGTACGCGTGACATGGGAACTTATCATCTGGGATTTGTTGGCCGTAAAATGTTGGTATCGCTTTGTAGTACGAACCATGGTGAGAATGTGCTTGAttgaaccaaattttctcatttgtcACCGGGTGCCGAATAAAGGCAGGCCTAACTTGCCAAAGGTACAGATCTCCATCTGAATCCCATGTGACATTGTAGCCTTGATCCTTTGCTCTTGGCTCAACATCCTACAAGGTTGATGGACAAACCTCAATTAATTCAACTGAAGAACAGAGATCATCAAAACGTTTACTGTTCAGGAGCCCATACGGCCATACCCTCCATCAGCTCCTAACAAACTGTTAGTCGCTCAGTCTAATTATAGAATTTTCTTTCGGTCAAGTTCTTTTGTTCAACTCGGCGGTTCTTGTGGCTCCTTTGTTATCTCTTCAAAGGCTCTTCAACGATcttttcaacctcgttcccaggactTTCTGCTTTGTTTCGGGCTTGGCCCAAAGCGAATGAAAACTGAGAGTGAGCTTGACTTTTCCTTCCCCATTTGACCCTCACTTTAATTTGGGAAAATCCTAACTTTACATTGATTTGCCGAAAGTTAAACAAATACAGTAgactaaaatatttatataaggCGTTGTGACCCAGATTAAATACGAAAATACCGCTCCAGGTGATGGGTTTCTGTATTCCGGTTTGTAATTACAACACAGACCCCAGTGTTTTACCTCTCTGTCCTCAGTTGCAAATATGTGTTGCCAGTTCATGTACTCATCGCGAGTTTTATCAGGTAAATATCGTACATATCGGATCTGCTTCTCTTCAAACTTCTGCAGAATTCCGGGATCCAGTTTGGAAATAAGCTCGCTGTTTTTCACCAATGGTGTTTCCCCACCACAGCCATCTGCAGGCTCCTTcaagcagaaaaagaaaacctacaCAAGAAGAAACAAAGTAAGATTATTTGTAGATGTTCAAGAGAAATAAGGCAGTGATAATGAGGGACATATCATGTAAGAGATGTAGTACTTTTGCATGTAACGTTCATTTTTAATTAGCTAGCAGAAAAAATGGAGGGAAACATTGTATACCGGTGAAGACTCGTCACCCATTTCACACTAAACAGAGGCTAAGCTGGAAACtcacaaaaatatttcaaacttcgtttttaagtttttcagtGTAAATACttaagaaataaatagtactACGAAAAAGTTCTGAGAAAatagtttcatttgaatgataacGCCATGGGTTTTATCCACAGATATAAAAACTCAGTATGACAAATCAACTCAACATAACTTGGGCGAGGAAGGAAATGGTTCAAAGGGGGTTCAGCATGTATTACCGAACTATCGAAAATTTAATTAGAGTATAAAGTGTATAATATAAATAAGCTGCAATGTTCACTTAGGGAATATCCTTTAAACCATACGtttaaatcttaaaaaaaaggcagaaaaaaaaaactcaaaacctTACAAGAGAAGAAAAACTAACGGCAGAATAATAAGTCACAAGTATGTGGAATATGATCGTCCGGATTATAAGATTGAAGTCCTGAACAGAAGTACAATATTCAGAACTCTAGTCTATGAGCATCTGTAATTCCGATCGTAAAAGCAAAAAATCGTATTTCACATACTTATGACATAGCTTCTGCATGGGTCAAAACCATTCAGTAGGAATAAAAAGCGTTTGAGCTCGAATGTATTTTACCCCTGTCCAGACTACAAACTCTTGCATTCAAAGACGAAAAAACCAAGGCAATTACTTCCCTGATATTAATATATttcgcgactaagaacctgttaggctaaaatttgccagttaggacCCCCTTtttataagaacctgtttagcctaaagtttgaaacaggttcttatctTCTAAAATTGCTAAGAAAATTCTATACACTTGGGCAAGTAAGGTAACATTCTTTGGAGACATTGGTGTCTTAACACAGTCACTTCAACTGcaactgcaatgtaatggtATACATGCAGGTTTTACAGAAGGAATGAGCTGAATACCACTTAATACTTTAAGccacaatgtttttttttcttcacataaTAAGaacctaaatttgtgctaattgcCCTTTATGTAAGAACATATTTAGGCCACCGGTAGCTTGGGAAATTGCAGGTTTTTAGTCGGGGGGTTATGCTGTATTTCGAGGGTGTTAGTGACagttatttttctttgactATGGCGTCTGTCTTTTTTGTATGTAGTTATAGTTAGGGGTACACTTCGAACGTTTATCAGAAGTAAAATGAACGTGCGTCTGGTGGACAGTTCATGCTACGGGCCTTTTCATCATCATTACCTTGTGTGGAAAAAGTTCATTATAAGCCATTTCATTATGTGGCTCTATCGTATAACTTGGAGGCTCAGTGCTAGCAATGTAGGTCCCAGCATCTTTATCTATTTGGGGCCGGACTCCTGTTCCACCCTCGTATGTCATCGTTTGTCCTTGGATTGCGTGGCAAAGGATTGAAAAGTCTTCTGCACTTTTAGCTGGGAGACCTCGGAATAATATTGCGGGACTCcgagaaaaattttcttccaCATATTCCATGCATTTTGCAGTCAACTCTGCAAGAGAAGACTTTGTTGAGTCGTTTACTCGTACAGCCAGTGGGAATAGATCACGTGGCTCTGCCAAAAACTCAGGAAAGCCACCCCCTGTGGAGCCCGGGAGGAACTGCCTGTCTCTAAGCTTTGACTTGAATCTTGTTACCAGGTCCTTTCGAGGCAGAGGCTCAAAAATGTTGGCTGTGACTGTGCTTGTGTATAGGTATATAGGTATCCTGCTTGAACTTCTGAGGGTAGGTGAAAGCTTCCAAACCGCCTGAAATGCACGAGCCGACATGATCTGTGGAGAGAGATAACAAAGTAGAAGTATTGCACGTTCTGACAAATAAATACTATGGAAAATCTATAGTCGCACCGTCACTGTGTAGTTCTTGTCATTCACTATATGATCTCCCCTCGTAACTCGCGAGATGATTCTGTAGCGCGCATAGCCCTGAGTGTATATGGATACAAAAATGTGACGAAAGGAGCGCTTGAGAGGTTTACCCTTTAAAAGTTTCCCGTCGGGTTTGAAACACAAAAAAGGTAAGGATTACCCTTTGAAAAGGGCTACCTGAAAACAGTATATATATCAAGATAGCCCCAGCGTCGGACAAACCTCCTTCTTTGAGTTTAAATGTCTTGCCCACTGACCAGTTAAATTACTGAATTTAAGAAAGTTAACACGCCGTGCTAATGAAAACACCTAGCCCGTTTGGATTTCATTGAAAGTGTGTCTGTTAAATATTTCAGACTGGGAAAGAACCAAAACGAAGTATGAGACTATGCGAACGTAAGTAAATTTTACGCGCCTAGATAAATTAGTATATGTATGGAAGGTCGCGCGAAaatgtaaaagttgaacctcgctcaacttgtATCTTTACCAGTCGGCCTTACATACATTggctctattttatt
Protein-coding sequences here:
- the LOC140952218 gene encoding dapdiamide synthesis protein DdaC-like; its protein translation is MEYVEENFSRSPAILFRGLPAKSAEDFSILCHAIQGQTMTYEGGTGVRPQIDKDAGTYIASTEPPSYTIEPHNEMAYNELFPHKVFFFCLKEPADGCGGETPLVKNSELISKLDPGILQKFEEKQIRYVRYLPDKTRDEYMNWQHIFATEDREDVEPRAKDQGYNVTWDSDGDLYLWQVRPAFIRHPVTNEKIWFNQAHSHHGSYYKAIPTFYGQQIPDDKFPCHAYYGDGSVIEPETIQHIRIKSWECAVGFQWRNGDLLVLDNLAVQHSRIGFTGDRKMLAYLTAN